CTGTGATCAGCGCTGCCATGCCAAACGCGTACGGGATGGTCATTCCGACGAAGCCGATGTAGAGCGACGGCGGGTGGATGGCCATGTACGGGTTCTGCAACAGCGGTGTCAGCCCCTGGCCTTCGCTCGGCGTCTCGGTCAGAAACGGCGCGAACGGGTTGGTATGGACCATCATCAAGAAGAGGAAGAACATCTCGACGACGGCAATCACCGCCACGACGTAAGGAATGAGCTCGCGATGGGAGTCACGCGTATTGCGCACCGCAAACGCGCCAAAGACGGCGAGCACGAACACCCAGAACATCACCGACCCGTCGAGCCCGCCCCAGTACGCCGTCAGCTTGTAGATGAGCGGCTGCGCGGTATCGGACGTGAGCTGGACGTATCGAATCGAATAGTCACCGACGACGAAGGCGTAGACGATGAGGGCGGAGGCAACGGTGAGGAGTGCCGCGACGAGGTACGCGGCGCCAATGCCGCTCTCGACGAGGCGGGTCGACCGCCTCCGCGCGCCCACCACCGAGGCGGCTGCCGCGTAGCTCGCGGTCACGAACGTGACGAACAGGACGAACGTCCCGAGACTGGACATGAAAAGCGGTCAGGGGGCACCGCGCGAGCGTCACTCGGACGCGCGTGTCGAAGCGGCGGAGCGAACCGGTACGCCCGACTTCGGTTGGTACTTCGATGGGCACTTCGCCATGACGCCGTTCGGCTCGACGGCGAATCCCTCTGGCGACAGCCGGCCTTTCACCACGACCTCGGCGCCCTCCTTGAACGTGTCCGGCGCGACGCCGCTGTACGTGGCGTTGACGATCTTGCCGTTGTTGGTGATTTGAAAGCGATAGTCGAGCGAGTCGGGCCTGCGCAACAGCGAATCGTCGGCTACGAACCCGTGCAATTGCAGCCGCTTTCCGTACCAGGCCTCCGGATCAGTCATCACTTCGTCGACATGCTTGTAGTACGCGGCGCCCTCGCGAAGGGTCGAGTACAGCAAACCGCCAAACGCCACCGCCAACACCAGCGTGGTCAGGCCGACCTTGAAGGCTTTCTGTCGCATACACGTATCCTGGGATGCCACCGGACGCTCGTGGAATACCCGTGTCCCAGGATATGCGCGTTTGGCAGGAGGGTCAATTGGGAAGGGATCTAGGGGGCAAGGGATCTAGGGGTCAAGGGATCTAGGGATCTAGGGATCTAGGGATCTAGGGATCTAGGGATCTAGGGATCTAGGGGCGGTTTGCCTACGCTCCACCGAGCAGCGGGAACCGGGCACGCCTGAGCATCTGCACGACCGGGGCGACCGGCAGGCCGACCACGTTCGTATAGGAGCCGTCGATCCGAGTCACGAAGCGCGAGGCCAGCCCTTGGATCGCGTAAGCGCCCGCCTTGTCCCGCGGCTCGCCGCTCGCCACGTACCACGTGATGTCCGCAGACTCGAGCGGCGCAATCCAGACCCGCGTCGTCTCGACGGTCACCTCCCTGTGGTCCGGCCCTACCACAGCGACGCCGGTCAAGACCTCGTGCTGACGGCCGGAGAGACGGTTGAGCATGGCCACCGCTTCTACCTCATCACGCGGCTTGCCGAGAATCACCTGGTCCAGAACGACGACCGTGTCGGCGGCAAGCACCAGGTTGCCACCGATCGCTTCAGATACGCACACCGCCCGGGCTTTCGCGTCGGCGAGCCGTCTGACGTGCGCCTCGGGGGCCTCGCCGTCGAACCATCGTTCGTCGACGTTCGCGGCGCGCACGACGAAGGGAATGCCGGCTGCGTTGAGCAGGGCGGCGCGGCGCGGCGATCCAGAAGCCAGGACGAGTCGCATCCCGTGATCATACAAAAACGGGAAAGGGGACAACCCTCGTTTTCATTTTCTTACGCTGAGAAAACGAGGGCCGTCCCCTTTCCCGTTTTTGTTACACTCGACGCGTGGGAGCCTTCCAGCCACTCGGTGGGATTCTACCCACGGTCCTTCGGAGCGTGCTCGCGCGACAGCCGATGTCATCGGGCAAGCTGGCATTTGCATGGCGAGCTGCCGTCGGCACGGCAATCGAGCGCGCCACGCGCCTCGAGCGGCGATCGGACGGCGTCCTGCTCGTCGAACCGGCCAGCCCGCAATGGCGGCGCGAGCTCGAAGCACAGCACGACTTGATCGAAGCGCGCTTGCGCAGCTGGCTGGGCGACGACTTCGCCGGCCTCGTCATCATGTCGGAGGGAACGCCCGTCGATAGGAAGCGGTGAGCTTCGGAGCGTATCGACGGGACTTCATTGTCATGCGTCAAGCCGTTATCGTCGGTGCCGTGCGGCTGCCCACGGGCAAGCTGCTCGGTCAGTTGAAGAGCTTTTCTGCGCCCGATCTCGGCGCAATGGTCGTCCGCGAGGCGGTGCGCCGCGCCGGCATCGATCCGGCCACGGTGGACGAGTGCATCATGGGCAACGTCGTGTCGGCCGGTGTGGGCCAGAATCCCGCGCGCCAGGCGGCGCTCCACGGCGGTCTGCCGGATCACGTGGCGGCGCTCACGATCAACAAGGTCTGCGGCTCCGGGCTGAAGGCGGTGATGCTGGCCGCGCAGGGCATCGCAACGGGCGACATCGACATCGCCGTGGCGGGCGGCATGGAGTCGATGACCAACGGCCCTTACCTGCTGCCACGCGCTCGCGAAGGCTTGCGACTCGGTGACGGCGAAGTCGTTGATTCGGTGATCCGCGACGGCTTGTGGTGCGCGTTCGAAGAGTGCCACATGGGCATGACGGGCGAGGCCGTCGCCGAGAAGTATCGCATCGGTCGCGACCAACAGGATGCCTACGCCGCCGAAAGCCACAGACGTGCCGCACGGGCCACGCGTGAAGGCCTGTTCGCGGCGGAACTGCTCCCAGTGTCGATCCCCCAGAAGAAGGGGGAGCCTCTCCTCATCAACCGGGACGAGCCCATCCGAGAGGACACGACGCCCGAAGGCCTTGCCACGCTCAAGCCGGCATTCAAGCGGGACGGCACGGTCACGGCCGGCAACGCACCTGGCGTGAACGATGGCGCCGCGGCCCTCGTCATCATGTCCAGCGAGCGAGCCGATGCGCTTGGCCTCACACCGCTGGCACGGATCGTTGCCCAGGCCACGAGCGGCCTTGCCCCCAAGTGGGTGATGATGACGCCGGTCGACGCCGTCCGAAGAGTGTTGGCGAAGGCGGGGTGGTCTTCAGACGAGGTGGACTTGGTCGAGCTCAACGAAGCGTTCTCGGTGCAGGCGGTCGCGGTCACGCGAGAGCTTGGGCTCGATCCGTCTCGGGTCAACGTGCAT
The Luteitalea sp. genome window above contains:
- a CDS encoding DUF721 domain-containing protein, which encodes MGAFQPLGGILPTVLRSVLARQPMSSGKLAFAWRAAVGTAIERATRLERRSDGVLLVEPASPQWRRELEAQHDLIEARLRSWLGDDFAGLVIMSEGTPVDRKR
- a CDS encoding acetyl-CoA C-acyltransferase → MRQAVIVGAVRLPTGKLLGQLKSFSAPDLGAMVVREAVRRAGIDPATVDECIMGNVVSAGVGQNPARQAALHGGLPDHVAALTINKVCGSGLKAVMLAAQGIATGDIDIAVAGGMESMTNGPYLLPRAREGLRLGDGEVVDSVIRDGLWCAFEECHMGMTGEAVAEKYRIGRDQQDAYAAESHRRAARATREGLFAAELLPVSIPQKKGEPLLINRDEPIREDTTPEGLATLKPAFKRDGTVTAGNAPGVNDGAAALVIMSSERADALGLTPLARIVAQATSGLAPKWVMMTPVDAVRRVLAKAGWSSDEVDLVELNEAFSVQAVAVTRELGLDPSRVNVHGGAVALGHPIGASGARVLTTLLYAMKQRRARRGIAALCLGGGNGVALAVERTDGHA
- a CDS encoding septum formation inhibitor Maf, which translates into the protein MRLVLASGSPRRAALLNAAGIPFVVRAANVDERWFDGEAPEAHVRRLADAKARAVCVSEAIGGNLVLAADTVVVLDQVILGKPRDEVEAVAMLNRLSGRQHEVLTGVAVVGPDHREVTVETTRVWIAPLESADITWYVASGEPRDKAGAYAIQGLASRFVTRIDGSYTNVVGLPVAPVVQMLRRARFPLLGGA